Part of the Paenibacillus aurantius genome, CATGATATATTTGCCGTCTCCCGTTCGGGTCCATACCGGCATCCCGTCCCTGGAACCAACCGCAACGCCGTCACTCACAAGGCTGGCAGCGCTCCAGGCGGTACCGTTCCATGTTTTCATATATAAATTCTGGCTGCCGGACGATCCGGCAACGCTGGGGCTGTCATTGGCATACATGACGGCAATCGTGCCGCCGATATAACCCAGATGCGGTTCCCAAACCCCTTTGAATGAATTGGCCGTTTCCGAAGCGATTTGTCCGTTCGGCACGTCGCTCCAGGAGTTTCCGCCATCGCTGCTTTGCCGGACCCTCAAATAACTTGAGGTGGTGCTCCCGGATTGAACGATGACTCGATAAGCAAGCCATAGGGTTCCGTTGTTCAATTGCAGCATTTGCCCATTGGCGCAATCCCCGCTTGGATCGCTCGCGGCATCAATCGGCGGCGACCAGGTGCTTCCGCCGTCCGTGCTTCTGGACAATTTGACTTTGACATGGCCGCCGTCGACATTAGAGTCAAATGTTGACAGCCAGGTTCCGTCCGCCAGCTTTACCAGTCGCGGGTACCAGACACCTCCCTGCGCAGGGGTGTATATCGTGACGGTTCCGCTTTTCCACGACATACCCGCTGTTGAAGCGAATGCCTGAACGACCGGGAGAAAAAGCAGGACAACAACGAGCAAACCGATTTTCCAAGATAGACGACTCATTCTTTGATTTTTCATGGCCGACATGCTCCTTTAAGAAAATTGTTTAATCGCTTCTCAATTCCTTCCAATCAGTTCCATACGGCTGCGGCACGCATTAATCCGTCCGGTACTCACCCGAAGGAACGGGAAAAGCTTTTCCCGCGGGGCAAGGAACGCCGAAATCAGAGGTACCGTCTGCATTCCACCGGAACTTCTGTATCCGCATGCTGCGCTTGCTTCCCGTCTCGCGCGATTGCTCCCGCTCGGAGTAGGAATAGGCGTGATACACGATCCAGTCCTCCTTACCGTCAGAAGAAATCGTAAAACTGTTATGTCCTGGCGCAAAAACGCGGTTTGCCGGATGCTTGGCGAATACCGCCCCTTGGTGTTTTTCCCAGGCCGACGGGTCAAGCAGGTCCTCCGTTTCCCGAATGGAGTTCATGCCGAGACAATAATCGTCGGACCACGTGGCACTTGCTGAAAAGATCAGATGAATCCTTCCGTTTCGTTCCAGGAAGACCGGGCCTTCATTTATCGCCATCCCCCCCTGCTTCTCCCAATCGGCGGTCGGTGCGCTGATCAGCACGTCAGGAGACTGGATGGTCCAAGGGTTCACCATACGCGCCCCGTAGATCGCGGAGCCGTAGTCCGGGAAATATCCATAGCCAGAGTAGAAGAAATAAAGCTCTCCCCGATGTCGAAACACGGTTCCGTCCAGTCCGGGATAAGCCGTATTCACGGCCCCTTTGAATATCCACCCATCCTCCAGCGGATCTGCTGCAGCTTGTTCCAGTACGCAGATTCTTCTCGTATCATCGCCGCCCGCGCCGTCGTTTGCCGTATAGTAGATATACCATTTGTCATCCAGGCGGTGCAGCTCCGGTGCCCACAGGTTATACGAATAGCGGCCGCCCGGCTCGGGCTTCCAAATGACCTTCGGCTCGGCCGCCGCCAGCCCTGTCAGCGACGTGCTTCTGCGGAGCTCGATCCTATCCCGGAGCGTAAAGGTCAAATAGTAGGTTCCGTCCGAATGCCGCAGCACCCACGGATCCGGCCCTTCTTCCAATTGGGGGTTCATAAAAGTTTGAGGTGACATATCAGGTTCTCAACTCCCGCATCATGGAACTTTTTTAGCGGCTGGACAGATTAATCTTGCGAATGGTCTCCAAATTCACCTTTGGCTTCCGATCCTCCGTCAAGAGTCCGTTGATTTCCTGCTGTACGTCGGTGATCTGCGTATAGCAGTAGCCGCTAATGTAATCAAACGCTTGAATCGCCTCGGTGATGCTGCGGAACCGCTCTAGAAACGCTTCTTCGGATCCCACCTGATTGCCATATCCCCAGCCCTTGTCCGATTGAAACGCGATGCCGCCGTATTCGCTGATGATGATCGGCTGACCGCGATAGCCGTACCCTTCGGCCAATGCATATTTCAGGTTGTTGAATGCTATCCGGTTTCCGACGACCTGCTCCTTGTCTCGATACCGCAGCAAGAACCTTTCTCCGTCTTCTTCGTAATCGTGAAGCGTGAGGATGTCCGATACGGTATGTTCCCAGCCATCGTTCACGATGACGGGTCGATACGGATCGATTGATTTGGTCAAGTGGTAAATGGCTTCGGTAAATTGCTGTTGATGCTTGTTGCGCAGCACATTGGGAATACCCCACGATTCGTTAAACGGCACCCAGGTGACGATGCTCGGATGGTTATAATTTTGACGAACGATCTCTACCCATTCGTTCTTGAAAGACTCGACCGCCTGATCATTGAATTCGAACGTTGCCGCCATCTCCGACCATACCAGCAAGCCTTTGACATCGCACCAGTACAGGAAGCGTTGGTCTTCGATCTTCATATGCTTCCGTACGCCGTTGTAGCCCATCGCGAATATCCAGTCAATGTCTTCCAGAATGGCTTCCTCAGAAGGCGGTGTGAGATGGGAATCCTTCCAATACCCCTGGTCCAGGATCAGCCTCTGATAGATGGGAGCGTTATTAAGCAGCACTTTTCCGTTCTCGATCGAAATTTTCCGCATGCCGAAGTAGGAGAGGACCCTGTCGATTTCCACACCTTGCCGGTATAGAATAAACTCAACGTCGAACAGGTTCGGATGCTCAGGCGCCCATGCGATGAATTTCCAGGGGCCATTCGCCTCATGCAATAAGCTGACCGACATCTGCATCCAGGCCCGGTCGATATCTATAGAAAAGGTTTTGACGACTTTGCCTTTCATACGGATTACGGTTTTAAGCTGTAATTCCTGCCCCGCCTGCCCGGCTCCCGGAACGTGATACTCGAAACTGACCGAACGCTGATCGAAATCGGGCGTAATTTTGACCGATTCCATGTGTGTAGGTTCCACGTATTCCAGCCACACGGTCTGCCAGATCCCGGTCGTCTGGACATAGAAACACTCAAAGCTGTCCTTCTGCCAACGCTGTTTCCCTCTGGGCTGCGCGCAATCCATGCTGTCTTCCGCCTTCACCGTCACCCGGTTTGAAGAGCCGAAAGTAACGTACGGGGTAATATCGAAAGCAAATGCGGCATAACCGCCCTTGTGCATCCCGACATAACGACCGTTAATCCATACTTTGGCGGCATAATCGACCGCTTGAAAATGCAAGAGCACGCGCTTTTCCGAGACATGCGCTGGCAAGTCGATTTCTTTCTCATACCAGACCTGGGGGTGGAAAGAGGGATCGCAAATCCCGCTGGCTTCGGTTTCATAGGTGAACGGCACCCTGATACGCCGATCGGCTTGAAGTCCCTGTGGCCAATTCGCTTGTTCTCCCAGATCGTCGTCATCAAAACGGAAATCCCACTCCCCGTTCAAGCTCGTCCAGTTGTCGCGTACGAATTGGGGTCTGGGATAATCCTTAATATAGCTTTGTGTAGTCATGGTCTGCTCCCTTATTGTCTCTGTTATCGTTTAACTTTCATTTCCGTAAACGTAATGTTCGATTGACGGCTTCTCAGTCCAACCCGACCATGGAAAAAAGCCTGCTGGTCCGTGTAATCAATCACCGGTTTGGAAGAATCGTTCCAGTATACCCGAATATGCGAACCGCTTAATTGGATGCGCAGCGGGTAGCTTGTGCCGGGCTTCGTATCAATGGATGCGCTGTCTACCGTCATTGTGTCGTAGTTCACCTTCTGAAGCTGAACTTGACCATCCGATAGGGTTACGGAATATCCCATAAAGGACTCGGTGACCTGGTGGGGAAAAACGGATTCGTTCGTCGTGCGCACCAGGACACTGCCTTCTCCGGTGAAATCCTGAGGAATTCCTACGCGAACCGAAAGCTCATAATCATCCCAGGCCGAGTTCCCGGCAAACAATCGGTCCTCTTCGCCCCCGCTGCCTTGGTACCCGCCCTCTAGGCTTCGGAACTGGCCTGACAAATCGTCCTCTCGGACCGTTAGCAGGACGTCCTGCGCTTCCAACGTCTGCGAGCGGTACAAGCCGAGGCGGGTGAAGGAAAGCTTTCCCTTCTTCACCTTAATCTTCAGCGTGTGATAGCCGGCGGGCAGTTCGATCGTGCCTGCCTTGACATCCTGCCAGTCCGACTGCGGCGAACGTCCGATGGAATATACAAGCTTGGCGCCCTCAGACGAAATCTCGACTTGGGCATCGGTTTCCTGCGGCTTTATAGTCAGATGCACGCCGTAGGTTCCCGCCTCGGCGACGTGAATCTTGTAATTCAGCCAATCCCCCTGATCCGGGAGCGTTGCCGAGTAGCTGCCATCGTCCTCCAGCTGCGTCGCAACCCCGTCCTCGGATCGAATTTGCCCTTGGGCTCTGCTGCCCACGGAAAATCCGCGGTCGCTGCCTTTCAAATAATGTACGGCCTCTATCGTTCCGGGAATTGTTTTATACGCTTCATAATCGCTGCTTCCGCCTGCATCGTTCGAAAATGCCGTATAGGAATAGTGCGGTTCGGCGTGCAGGGAAGCGTAACCAATACTGCCCGGGGTCGCAAGCTTGACCGGAAGCTTAACCTTCTGCATCGAATCGAAGAAGACCCGCAGTACGGCACCGTCGTTCTCGACGCGAACGGTGTGCAGTTTGGTCATGTCGAAGGCGGAGCCAAGGTCGAGACTCGACAACGTTTTCTCCGTTCCATGGTCCCGCTGCATGACGGCCAGTTGATGAGAGGCGGGGTCGAAGCGCACGGACCAGTAACGGTCCTCGCTTTCATAAGCGAATAGGAGCTTGACCCACGCGTTCTGAACCGGTGACGGACTGGATAACCGGAAATTATACTCTGCGGTGAAGACCTCCGCTGTTTTCGACTTGCTGACGAATGAACGGATTCCGTCGGGTCCGTCGATCCGCTCCCAATCCTTCATGGCATTCGATTCGGTAAACCGGCTCTGGAAATCGGCTTGCTTCGGCACCGGCTGAGGGGTATTCGTCGGGCCCAGCACGTCCATACGGTCACCGTTAAAGACCAGACGATCGAAGTCCATTTGCCGGACCGGCGGCCCTTCGGCTGATCTGCCCACAAGATTGTGATAAACCATATAGTAGGAATCGAGATCGGGTCCCAGAAATGTCGAGCTGTGTCCCAGGCCGAAGAAATCGCCTGCCGTGTGGATGAGCACGGGATTGTTGTCAGGAACCCGATATTTATCAAGCGGACCGTCATGCGACACCGCGTACTGAACCCGGTAGCCTTTGCTGAACACATGATTGCCCGTAAACGTCAAATAGTACACGTCATTCCGCTTGATTAGAGTAGAACCTTCCGTCCAGCCTCCGAGAAATGCGGCGGGCAGCGTCTTGCCCGGCTCCATCGTATAAGGATCCTTCATCGGGTGCATGGCGATCCCTTCGGTGCCCGCATGGCTGAAGTACCATTTGCCGTCGTCGCCAATGAATACCGAACCGTCGATGCTTAGTCCCAAATTGCCGGTTTGGACCTCGAAAGGACCGGTCGGACTTTCGCTGCGCAGCACATAATGCCCGTTGCCTGCCGGCGAGGTATACAGGTAGAAATATCCGTTCCAGTAGACGACCTCGGGTGCATACGC contains:
- a CDS encoding glycoside hydrolase family 43 protein; the protein is MNPQLEEGPDPWVLRHSDGTYYLTFTLRDRIELRRSTSLTGLAAAEPKVIWKPEPGGRYSYNLWAPELHRLDDKWYIYYTANDGAGGDDTRRICVLEQAAADPLEDGWIFKGAVNTAYPGLDGTVFRHRGELYFFYSGYGYFPDYGSAIYGARMVNPWTIQSPDVLISAPTADWEKQGGMAINEGPVFLERNGRIHLIFSASATWSDDYCLGMNSIRETEDLLDPSAWEKHQGAVFAKHPANRVFAPGHNSFTISSDGKEDWIVYHAYSYSEREQSRETGSKRSMRIQKFRWNADGTSDFGVPCPAGKAFPVPSGEYRTD
- a CDS encoding glycoside hydrolase family 2 protein, which produces MTTQSYIKDYPRPQFVRDNWTSLNGEWDFRFDDDDLGEQANWPQGLQADRRIRVPFTYETEASGICDPSFHPQVWYEKEIDLPAHVSEKRVLLHFQAVDYAAKVWINGRYVGMHKGGYAAFAFDITPYVTFGSSNRVTVKAEDSMDCAQPRGKQRWQKDSFECFYVQTTGIWQTVWLEYVEPTHMESVKITPDFDQRSVSFEYHVPGAGQAGQELQLKTVIRMKGKVVKTFSIDIDRAWMQMSVSLLHEANGPWKFIAWAPEHPNLFDVEFILYRQGVEIDRVLSYFGMRKISIENGKVLLNNAPIYQRLILDQGYWKDSHLTPPSEEAILEDIDWIFAMGYNGVRKHMKIEDQRFLYWCDVKGLLVWSEMAATFEFNDQAVESFKNEWVEIVRQNYNHPSIVTWVPFNESWGIPNVLRNKHQQQFTEAIYHLTKSIDPYRPVIVNDGWEHTVSDILTLHDYEEDGERFLLRYRDKEQVVGNRIAFNNLKYALAEGYGYRGQPIIISEYGGIAFQSDKGWGYGNQVGSEEAFLERFRSITEAIQAFDYISGYCYTQITDVQQEINGLLTEDRKPKVNLETIRKINLSSR
- a CDS encoding family 43 glycosylhydrolase, producing MYSDQEPTYQNPLTLPEEWEDYGIGDPYILRFDGRYYLYCSTKDNRSGVKGWSSDDLVHWKYEGLVASAPLTTSAYAPEVVYWNGYFYLYTSPAGNGHYVLRSESPTGPFEVQTGNLGLSIDGSVFIGDDGKWYFSHAGTEGIAMHPMKDPYTMEPGKTLPAAFLGGWTEGSTLIKRNDVYYLTFTGNHVFSKGYRVQYAVSHDGPLDKYRVPDNNPVLIHTAGDFFGLGHSSTFLGPDLDSYYMVYHNLVGRSAEGPPVRQMDFDRLVFNGDRMDVLGPTNTPQPVPKQADFQSRFTESNAMKDWERIDGPDGIRSFVSKSKTAEVFTAEYNFRLSSPSPVQNAWVKLLFAYESEDRYWSVRFDPASHQLAVMQRDHGTEKTLSSLDLGSAFDMTKLHTVRVENDGAVLRVFFDSMQKVKLPVKLATPGSIGYASLHAEPHYSYTAFSNDAGGSSDYEAYKTIPGTIEAVHYLKGSDRGFSVGSRAQGQIRSEDGVATQLEDDGSYSATLPDQGDWLNYKIHVAEAGTYGVHLTIKPQETDAQVEISSEGAKLVYSIGRSPQSDWQDVKAGTIELPAGYHTLKIKVKKGKLSFTRLGLYRSQTLEAQDVLLTVREDDLSGQFRSLEGGYQGSGGEEDRLFAGNSAWDDYELSVRVGIPQDFTGEGSVLVRTTNESVFPHQVTESFMGYSVTLSDGQVQLQKVNYDTMTVDSASIDTKPGTSYPLRIQLSGSHIRVYWNDSSKPVIDYTDQQAFFHGRVGLRSRQSNITFTEMKVKR